The following are from one region of the Paraglaciecola sp. L1A13 genome:
- a CDS encoding EAL domain-containing protein, which translates to MLFRTIKNTTTTLTVVAIFLVCAAVLVSSVEEYEKLYLESTRGDLEGLSENLANDLVSLITTEPDTFEVTATLLRLDRYENVKYAVVYDSHWQRLNMYFGPLFTPSASEINIDLDRLKLSPLGVRVKDGELIALKLVGDARLPLGYLLIVNDAVGPLNKSKLTLLKRVLPLVLLVLFVAIVGSLFIQRQLFLPLSRLSRFAQKIQETHDYSLRINIDGKQEVTELSRDINSMMETINCETQKNSQYTDQLKEQQKAMERLANFDGLTGLPNRQFFMETLRLELAKAKRDERNLVLMYFDLDGFKGVNDAFGHEVGDLLLMEVCRRTKSILRDGDLISRLGGDEFLILLHNEPNELELFEIAERLVNGLNVPFAIQTWEVQIGVSIGIARASDSNFNVSEFISNADIAMYRSKMAGRSTHTVFVPDMMEDNKRRLLIANSISNAIKHNEFSVHYQGKVSADEVIVGYEALIRWNSESMGTVSPAEFIPIAEQSGKILSITKWVIKKVCQELDQLLAIHPGEIVVSVNLSAHDIKNTLLIDYIRSMFVRYNVQTSHIEFEVTESAYLENFDIANEFLKQIRDMGCSIALDDFGAGYSSLGYLTQIHLNTLKIDKQFVDNLNVSKRSTLVTKTIIEMAKQLNLQICAEGVETREQADFLIANGCHQLQGYLFAKPMSLLALLKH; encoded by the coding sequence ATGCTGTTTAGAACAATCAAGAACACCACAACTACCCTTACCGTTGTTGCTATTTTTTTAGTCTGTGCGGCAGTTTTGGTGTCTTCTGTTGAGGAATACGAGAAGTTGTATCTGGAATCGACACGAGGTGATCTTGAAGGTTTATCTGAAAATTTAGCGAACGATCTTGTTTCTCTTATTACTACAGAGCCCGACACGTTTGAAGTGACGGCGACTTTATTACGTCTAGACCGCTACGAGAATGTGAAATATGCCGTAGTATATGACAGTCACTGGCAGCGTCTAAATATGTATTTCGGCCCTTTATTCACGCCTAGTGCTTCCGAAATTAATATCGACCTCGATAGGCTTAAGTTAAGTCCCTTAGGAGTAAGGGTGAAAGACGGTGAGCTTATTGCCTTAAAGTTAGTGGGCGATGCTCGTTTACCACTTGGTTATTTACTGATTGTTAACGATGCTGTAGGCCCGCTTAACAAAAGTAAACTCACGCTATTAAAACGCGTTTTACCTCTCGTGTTGTTGGTTCTTTTTGTAGCAATTGTGGGTTCATTGTTTATTCAACGACAATTGTTTTTGCCTCTTAGCCGGTTATCTCGTTTCGCCCAAAAAATTCAAGAAACCCATGACTATTCATTGCGAATTAATATCGATGGCAAGCAAGAAGTGACAGAATTAAGCCGAGATATCAACAGTATGATGGAAACCATCAATTGCGAAACCCAGAAGAACAGTCAGTATACAGATCAGCTCAAAGAGCAACAGAAAGCCATGGAGCGCCTCGCTAATTTTGATGGGTTAACCGGCTTGCCCAATCGCCAATTTTTTATGGAAACCCTCAGGCTAGAGCTAGCCAAAGCCAAGCGAGATGAACGTAACTTGGTTTTAATGTACTTCGATTTAGATGGATTTAAAGGTGTTAACGATGCATTTGGTCACGAAGTCGGTGACTTATTGTTAATGGAGGTTTGCCGACGCACTAAATCCATTTTACGCGACGGCGACCTTATTTCACGTCTAGGTGGTGACGAATTTCTGATTCTTTTGCACAACGAGCCGAATGAATTAGAGCTATTTGAAATAGCCGAACGGTTAGTTAATGGGTTGAACGTGCCATTTGCCATCCAGACTTGGGAGGTGCAAATTGGTGTCAGCATCGGCATCGCTCGCGCCAGTGATTCGAATTTCAACGTGAGCGAGTTTATTAGCAATGCAGATATTGCCATGTACCGCTCTAAAATGGCCGGTCGCAGCACGCATACCGTTTTTGTGCCCGACATGATGGAAGATAACAAGCGTCGCTTACTTATTGCTAACTCGATTTCCAATGCGATTAAGCACAATGAGTTTAGTGTTCACTATCAAGGTAAAGTGTCCGCTGATGAAGTTATAGTAGGCTACGAAGCCCTGATCCGTTGGAATAGCGAATCCATGGGCACGGTGTCGCCAGCTGAATTTATTCCCATTGCTGAGCAGAGCGGAAAAATTCTCTCTATCACCAAATGGGTGATTAAAAAAGTCTGTCAAGAGCTGGATCAATTACTGGCTATACATCCGGGGGAGATAGTCGTGTCGGTAAATTTATCTGCTCACGATATTAAAAATACCTTATTGATTGATTACATTCGTTCTATGTTCGTGCGTTATAACGTACAAACCTCCCATATTGAGTTTGAAGTAACAGAATCGGCATATTTAGAAAACTTTGATATAGCGAATGAGTTTTTGAAGCAAATACGCGATATGGGCTGCTCAATCGCCCTTGATGACTTTGGGGCAGGGTATTCGTCTTTAGGATATTTAACACAAATTCATCTCAATACGCTGAAAATCGATAAACAATTTGTCGATAACCTGAATGTTTCAAAACGCAGCACGCTGGTCACCAAAACGATCATCGAAATGGCCAAGCAATTGAACTTACAAATTTGTGCAGAAGGGGTAGAGACCCGTGAACAAGCAGATTTTTTAATTGCTAACGGTTGCCATCAGCTGCAAGGTTACTTATTTGCTAAACCTATGAGCTTGCTGGCATTGCTTAAACACTAA